TTCTCTTTCAGAGCCCGACGGAAATGCTATTCAGCCATTCCATAATCTTCCCATGGTTCCCTCGAATGTCTACCGCTCGGAACAGAGTCAAGATCAGAAACAATCTTTGCCTCTTTCGGCTAATTCTGTGGGTTTATCCTCAATTCATCCACCTGAAATACCTCCACATCACCAAATTCTTCAGGGGCAGTCTTTACCAGTTCAAGAAGacgccaagaaaaatgttgaCGTCGAATTCAGTCAAGCCATAAGTTATGTTAACAAAATTAAAACTAGATTTGCCGATCAACCTGATATCTATAAAcatttcttggaaatattGCAAACATACCAAAGAGAACAGAAGCCAATAAATGAGGTGTATGCACAAGTGActcatctttttcaaaatgctCCTGATTTATTagaagatttcaagaaatttctaCCAGATTCCTCAGCTTCTGCCAATCAACAGGTACAGCACGCTCAGCAGCATGCTCAGCAGCAACAGGAGGCTCAAATGCACGCACAGACCCAGGCTCAGGCCCAGGTACAGGCTCATGCTCAGGCAGAAGTagaacagcaacagcagaaGCATCAACAGAAACAGCAGCCGCAATTTTTGTATCCGGCTTCAAGTTATTATAATCATTCTACTAACCGAGGTGTTCCTCAACAAAACTTACCACCTATTGGAAGTTTTTCTCCTCCAACAAACGGTTCCACTGTACATGATAACTATCAGGATCAACAACATATGCAACCACCTCATTTAGTGCCTTTACCATCTATGGTTCAACATGGTCCAAATATGGTACACCAAGGAATTGCTAATGAAAACTTACCTATTTCTGATCTAAGAACGTCCCTCACTGATCAGTATGCACCTTCTACTTtccaacaacagcaacaaaatCCGCCGAGTATTAGTCCTATAACAGATTTACAGTATGGTGATGTTCCCGTTAGGCCAGAAATTGATTTAGATCCAAGCATTGTCCCCGTAGTCCCTGAACCAACCGAGCCCATCGAAGATAATATATCGCTTAATGAAGAAGTTACTTTTTTCGAAAAAGCGAAGAGGTATATCGGCAATAAACACTTATACACggagtttttgaaaattttaaacCTGTATTCTCAAGATATACTTGATCTCGATGATTTAGTGGAAAAAGTGGATTTTTACCTGGGTTCCAATAAGGAACTGTTTTCGtggttcaaaaatttcgttggttatcaagaaaagaccAAATGTATCGAAAATATTGTTCATGAAAAACATAGATTAGATTTAGACTTATGTGAGGCATTTGGTCCAAGCTACAAAAGATTGCCGAAAAGTGACACTTTTATGCCATGTTCAGGCAGGGACGATATGTGTTGGGAGATCTTGAATGATGAGTGGGTTGGTCATCCTGTATGGGCTTCAGAAGATTCCGGATTCATTGCACATCGTAAAAATCAATATGAGGAGACACTGTTTaagattgaagaagaaagacaTGAATATGATTTCTACATTGAATCTAATTTAAGAACTATTCAATGCCTAGAAACAATTGTAAATAAGATTGAGAACATGACAGAAAGTGAGAAGTCAGATTTCAAACTTCCTCCAGGTCTTGGTCATACTTCAATGACTATTTATAAAAAGGTGATAAGAAAAGTTTATGATAAGGAAAGAggatttgaaattattgaCGCTTTACATGAACATCCTGCTGTGACAGCGCCAgttgttttgaaaagattaaaACAGAAGGACGAAGAATGGAGAAGGGCTCAACGTGAATGGAATAAGGTTTGGAGAGAGCTGGAGCAGaaggttttcttcaagtcatTAGATCACTTGGGTCTAACATTCAAACAGGCCGATAAAAAACTGTTAACCACAAAACAGTTGATATCGGAGATTAACAGCATTAAAGTCGATCAAACGAACAAAAAGATTCACTGGTTAACTCCCAAACCAAAGAGCCAACtagattttgattttcctGATAAAGATATTTTCTATGATATCTTGTATTTGGCAGATAGTTTCATATCTCATACCACGGCTTATTCGAATCctgataaagaaagattGAAAGACCtattaaaatatttcatatctttatttttctctattCCTTTGGAGAAAATCGAAAAGGCATTGCAATTTCATAAAGAGAATGTGTCAGAATCTAGTGGGTCTGACGACGGGGGTTCTAGCACATCAAGGAAAAGGCCATATCAACAAGAAATGAGCCTACTTGATATCTTACATAGAAACAGATATCAAAAGCTGAAACGTTCTAACGACGAAGAGGGCAAAATACCACAACTATCAGAACCACTCGATGAAGAATCCAATACTattgaggaagaagaactcATCAGTGAAGAAGCCAGAAATCCTTGGTTGACTGGAAATTTAGTAGAAGAAGCAAATTCTCAGGGCATTATCCAAAATCGTagcattttcaatttgtttgCTAATACGAACATTTATATCTTTTTCCGCCATTGGACAACGATTTATGAACGACTTTTGGAAATCAAACAAATGAATGGAAAGATCACAAAGGAAGTTAATACAAGATCAACGGTTACTTTTGCCAAAGATTTGGATCTGCTATCGAACCAGCTTCCCGAGATGGGTTTAGATTTTATTGGCGAAGACGCGTACAAGCAGGTGTTGAGACTCAGTAGAAGATTGATCAATGGTGACCTTGAGCATCAGTGGTTTGAAGAGAGTCTACGCCAAGCCTACAATAATAAGGCTTTTAAACTTTATACAATTGACAAAGTTACCCAATCGTTGGTGAAACATGCTCATACTCTAATGGCTGATGTTAAAACTGCGGAAATAATGGCGTTGTTCGTCAAAGACAGAAATGCCTTCACAACCAGTGCCAAAGACCAAATCATTTATCGCCTGCAGGTGCGTTCATATATGTCCaatattgagaatatgTTTAGGATAGAGTTGAATAAAAGATCTCTGCACGTTTCCGTGCAATATATTGCCCTTGATGATCTAACCCTGAAAGAACCTAAGGCGGATGAAGATAAATGGAAATATTATGTAACATCATATGGTTTACCACATCCAACGGAAGGTATCTCACATGAGAAACTCAAGATACCATTCTTGGAAAGGCTCATTGAATTTGGGCAAGACACTGATGGAAGGGAAGTAGATGAGGAGTTCTCTCCGGAGGgtatttctttatcaacGCTAAGAATTAAGATCCAGCCTATCACCTATAAACTGCATATCGAAAACGGATCTTACGATGTTTTTACTCGTAAGGCTGTTAACAAATATCCTACTATTGCTAATGATGATGTTCACAAAGAAATGGTTGTCCAAAAGACGGCGCTGATATCAAGATTCCTAGAAAACGCGATCCGTTCGAGAAACGATTTAAATGAGGCGACAAAATCAGGtatgcaagaaaaattggccCTTTTAAAAGGTGTCACAGCTAAAgtgaatgatgaaaatgaagtaaaAGAACTCAAAACTGAAGAAGACCTAGCGGCAAAACAGGAACAGCCCAAGAACTTGCCCACTTCCGATGCAAACGTAATAACCTCATCCATTTCAAATGCGCCACAATATGGTAATGCAGAAGCTGGTGAAAGTCCGGGACCTTCCGAGAAAGAAACGAAGATTCAATATTGAGTTTTACGCCAGGTTTGTGCAGAAAGTTCTGTTTTTATgggtttgtttttttgatgtACTCTTATGTAATGTCAAGGATGTAATATTGTAATTTTAGAAAGGAAATTGTTAAATGTTTAAAGACTTTTGGTAGGATTGGGAGTACTCTATGGGAATATATTCGAAAGGATGCCgttgtatatgtatatattcgCGCACTTATATGCAGTTAtgattaattttttcagacATACTGGGGAAGGATGCAATCAAAATGATTCATCAAAAAGTGCCAGCATATGTATATTGGTTTTCATGGTATGCGTATCCTATTCCATATCCACATCAACTCCAAAATCGTCCAGTGATTCCCCCCAATCGTTGTACCACTTCTCGCGAATAGCATCGCTGCCATGTTGGGCATTCCTGCTTCTTACAATTTGCTCACCACCCTCATTGTACGTCTCTATTGTTGAATTATTATGATTAGAGACAGCTTTTGTCTTGTTTCCATCTGGCGGCCAGGGAAGTGAGAGGATGATGTCTTCCAATGGAGAGTTAACTTCATATTGGGAAATATCATTCTTTGGAAAGCTGTTTCCATCTCCTGCAGGGGTGCCATACGGCCATAGCCATAAACGAATGGGGCCGAGATACAGAATTGCATTAGTGCATGGATTAAAGTTATACGGAAAACTTACAAGTTCGTCGAAGCGAGCTCTCCCTCGTTGCGTTAGAAGTTTATCAGCATCCCTTTCATGTTGAGATGATCTCGCTTCAGGATAAATTCGCCAAGTGTTATCAATCAATTTCGGAATTAATTTTCCGGAGTCACATAGAGATTCAAGCCTATCCATATCCCACGACTCGATTTGAGATCTTCCGTTAATTATTTGATTAGACAGACATcttagaaaaagaattgcTATTGttagaagaacaaaaaagtcTAAGGGACTCAATATAGTTAAAAATATAAGTTCGGATTTCTCAAATAAGTAACCGGGCAAACTTCTCTGCTGCcaaatgaaacaaatgCGTTTAACTTGCATGCAAAATAGGATACTGGTCGTCACAATGAcccaaaataaaaatcttAAAAAATGCGGATAGTTTCGGAATCCAACACAATTCATTGTCCATGGACAATGATGATCCATCATTAAAACGCATTGATTGCAGGCTTTACAATGGTGGGAACGTTCTGGCTTATAACTTTGGCACTTTTTACAGAAATTTGGCCAGATAAGAGGACTTGGTCGGTAATTGGGTAAAGGCCTTCCTGCGTTAGTGTAAATAGCCAAATAATAGGAAACCCATATCATTGATAAAGATAATTCAAATAATAATTGCTTTGATATGGACAAGAAATTCGAAAGAATGAAGTAATGTGCACCATAACCTATAAAcgatatcaaaaatgtcGGTATAGCAATCCCTAACCAAGGCCACTTTAACTTCACAGCCATGGCCAAACAATGAACTGATTTTTGTCTAAAACTTCATATGAATCTCCACCCCGCCGTCAGAAGATGTACTTATCGTTTCCCGCATTTACTGTTTTTATAGGCGCGTAACAAAGATGCTCCATGGTGAACGTAAAGTTTCACGAAGCAGTCAGTAAAGAATGAGACGTGCATTGTACTTGTTTGGGAATCCGACTTCGAATGTGAATAAGTGAACCCTGaacttttcttctatttaGTTAAAACTACTTTTATATCTAGTTAAATAATGCGGGAGATATTTCCTTTGTCCTTTAAGCATATCTAAAAGCccttttattatttttgcttCAAAAGTACCATCTATATATTAATACCAAGTACTTTTCAGATCCCGAATATCTAAGAGACAATTTTACCTTCCATCTTTAGATGAACTAACTCATAGCTGTTTAATAAACCTCTCAAGTGACAGAATGACGCAATAACaaccaaaaaatggaagagTTGATGAGAGTGCCCCCAAATGTCAAATTTGCCGGGACAAACTTTTTCAGGAAACCGCATCCCATAAAGAACGGCACCGATTATATATAGAACACCCCCAAGCAGCACCCAAAATAATTGGATCTGCGTCCAgatttctgaaaaagtGTAGCAGTAAAGACCGCTGAATATTGGAACGATGGAGGATAATCCAAAGCAAACAAATAGCCCAGCTCTATAAGGTCTCCACTCTCTTTTGCGAAACTTATCTTTTAGTGTCACTATGCTACATGCAATCCCAAAGCTAACAGTAATAAGCGCAAATAGAcagaataaagaaaatttttcatagtAACCGTAGTATAAAATACTAGTCATCGATGTGACAATCAATATGCAGATACCAAGGTAGTCTAGTTTATTACCTAAAGTGGCGATTCTCAAGGAATGACTTTTCAGACAGTGAAAGGAGCTGCTCAGTATTAAACATGCAAATGCTCCCGAATAAAAGAGATCAATTATCATATGATCTTTCCATGTAGTAGTCTCAAACACCTTGATAGTTGATTTATCTAGCAACAGGACAGTGAAAAAGCCGAGTGCAGGGATCAAATGCGAATAAATATTGACACTTTCATTATGCATGTAAAACAAACTTTTAAAAGTCTCAACAAAACTACAAGTTTCCCTCACGTACCCATGTAAAATGTAATCGTTATCTCTTTGCCATTCTGGGATTTCATCCCAACTATACAGTCTTTTTAgcactttttttgcttctgcAACCTCTGCGGGATTTGCGGGTGTCTTCCCTGCAgctctcttcttcaattcttgtACGCTCTTGGTTCTTTCTAATAAAGTTGACATTTGGAATGGTTCTTTTGCAATAAGCATCATAGTTAAAACAACAGAATAATTATTTCATTTGACTCAAGAGACGCTCACATAAATACTATTTTTAATCAACTATTCCCAAGAGATGTTGggtttcaaaaaaaaaaacagctCAACAACGGAAGACCGGCTACTAACCCCGAGTCACCAATTTTTAACACACTCGAAgtaaacaagaaaactttGTTACTCAAAGTCTGGCCTAATCAAGGAAGTACTACCCTAGAGGAAGTACGATAATAGTACACTTTTTGTATTCTCGATggattattgttttccttaAAACCCTCTAATGTacatttcaatttttccttcaaaaatgcGGTTTCAAAATCTGAGTCCGCTTTGTAAGGAAAACATGAATGAGGCGAACGTGCGTGCACTCATAGTCAGATTTTAATCTGTAGTGCAGGCCTGAGGCTACTGTAAATAACCTTGAAGGCTGATACAGTTACAATATTTTAACGAGCCGCCGGTCCTCCAATAAGTATCTTAGGATCTCTACTTCATTTGATGAATCAAGGATTCAAGCTCCAGAAAGTTATTCAGCATATATTGGCTTTTCCTCTAATCTAATGCCCCAAGCCGTCATAACTAGCCATATTAGTCTAATAGTGCCCGTCCATATACACTGCAacttttttccctttcttccTAGCCAATTATAGTtcctctttgtttttttcctcttaAGTTTATTTATATTCCAATTTATTATCTGTATCGGTACCAACAGCGATTCAGCGACTCAGCGATTCACCTGTGTACTCTGAAAGGCAAAAaacctttctttttataatTGTTTGCTGAAGTCCAGTTTGGAATTCATCATAATACAAGGATATCTTTCGGAAACTCATAGAAATCATGGAAACCTCAGTAAGAGAACATTCCGAAGGTATACACGAGCATCAGGGGATTCCAAAAGTAATTTTACCGGCTGAATTTTATAAATGTTCTAGAACTGACCTTGTAGTACTCATATCACGAATGTTAGTGTCACTAATCGCAATTAACGAAAATTCCACGACTAAGAAGCCTGATGACCAGATCACTTTAACGCGATACCATTCCAAGGTTCCACCAAACATATCGATCTTCAATTATTTCATAAGGCTGACCAAGTTTTCCTCTTTAGAACATTGTGTTCTCATGACTTCACTTTATTATATCGATTTACTACAAACTGCTTATCCTGATTTTACACTTAATTCTTTGACGGCTCATAGATTTTTATTGACAGCCACCACGGTGGCCGCGAAAGGTCTGTGTGATTCATTCTCCACCAATGCTCACTATGCAAAAGTCGGGGGGGTACGATGTCATGAACTGAATATACTAGagaatgattttttgaagagaGTAAACTACAGAATAATTCCAAGAGATCATAACATTACGTTATGTAGCATAGAacagaaacagaaaaagtTTGTTGCAGATAAAAATGCACCAGGGTCTTTTGATTTGGATTCGTATTCTTATGTTAGTCGTCCAAAAAGTGGATACAATGTTTTGGATAAATACTACCGAAGGATAGTTCAATTGGTGGGTTCTTTTAACGCTTCGCCAGACAAGAGCAAAAAAGTTGATTATGTTCTCCCGTCAAATATTGATAAAGACACCGAAAGCGGTCCCCaaattcaacaacaaaaggGAACGTTATCACCCAATTCCCACTATTCACAGAAGCGAAATTCTGAGGCAAAAGACACAAATATCTATCGTAAGCGGTCCAAACCGGATTAGGTTTTTCTCGTGAGACATCCTGGAAGAATCATTATCGAGCAAAATTACAGATAAGTAAGTACATATATGCATACGTATATGTACACAAAACAAAGAGATAGCCACCACTTGGCATTACATGTTCgagattttcaaatgaatcattaaatatcatcaaaaatcGTCAATTGTCTACCA
The DNA window shown above is from Saccharomyces kudriavzevii IFO 1802 strain IFO1802 genome assembly, chromosome: 15 and carries:
- the IZH2 gene encoding PAQR-type receptor (similar to Saccharomyces cerevisiae IZH2 (YOL002C); ancestral locus Anc_6.27); the protein is MSTLLERTKSVQELKKRAAGKTPANPAEVAEAKKVLKRLYSWDEIPEWQRDNDYILHGYVRETCSFVETFKSLFYMHNESVNIYSHLIPALGFFTVLLLDKSTIKVFETTTWKDHMIIDLFYSGAFACLILSSSFHCLKSHSLRIATLGNKLDYLGICILIVTSMTSILYYGYYEKFSLFCLFALITVSFGIACSIVTLKDKFRKREWRPYRAGLFVCFGLSSIVPIFSGLYCYTFSEIWTQIQLFWVLLGGVLYIIGAVLYGMRFPEKVCPGKFDIWGHSHQLFHFLVVIASFCHLRGLLNSYELVHLKMEGKIVS
- the SIN3 gene encoding transcriptional regulator SIN3 (similar to Saccharomyces cerevisiae SIN3 (YOL004W); ancestral locus Anc_6.29), which encodes MSQVWHNSNSQPNDVATSNDAAASNERSDKEPPLQGRQPSFPGQQQQQQRITLPSLSALNANDEDRRDYNGAQPLASHATHILGYSPVHSNIIPSISTDSALKQSHEYHPHPKSSSSSPSLKTAVVDTAPATTLAPALAPLPTAGGASFSLSRFDNPLPINTSVCTKDSKSYNGVQEEEKANQQQIQDQRPAAHSANASEPSSNYVDTSYSVNNENSNDEDPDYRPLNVKDALSYLEQVKFQFSSRPDIYNLFLDIMKDFKSQAIDTPGVIERVSTLFRGYPILIQGFNTFLPQGYRIECSTNPDDPIRVTTPMGTTTVNNNVSPSGRGTVDGQEPSSLSEPDGNAIQPFHNLPMVPSNVYRSEQSQDQKQSLPLSANSVGLSSIHPPEIPPHHQILQGQSLPVQEDAKKNVDVEFSQAISYVNKIKTRFADQPDIYKHFLEILQTYQREQKPINEVYAQVTHLFQNAPDLLEDFKKFLPDSSASANQQVQHAQQHAQQQQEAQMHAQTQAQAQVQAHAQAEVEQQQQKHQQKQQPQFLYPASSYYNHSTNRGVPQQNLPPIGSFSPPTNGSTVHDNYQDQQHMQPPHLVPLPSMVQHGPNMVHQGIANENLPISDLRTSLTDQYAPSTFQQQQQNPPSISPITDLQYGDVPVRPEIDLDPSIVPVVPEPTEPIEDNISLNEEVTFFEKAKRYIGNKHLYTEFLKILNLYSQDILDLDDLVEKVDFYLGSNKELFSWFKNFVGYQEKTKCIENIVHEKHRLDLDLCEAFGPSYKRLPKSDTFMPCSGRDDMCWEILNDEWVGHPVWASEDSGFIAHRKNQYEETLFKIEEERHEYDFYIESNLRTIQCLETIVNKIENMTESEKSDFKLPPGLGHTSMTIYKKVIRKVYDKERGFEIIDALHEHPAVTAPVVLKRLKQKDEEWRRAQREWNKVWRELEQKVFFKSLDHLGLTFKQADKKLLTTKQLISEINSIKVDQTNKKIHWLTPKPKSQLDFDFPDKDIFYDILYLADSFISHTTAYSNPDKERLKDLLKYFISLFFSIPLEKIEKALQFHKENVSESSGSDDGGSSTSRKRPYQQEMSLLDILHRNRYQKLKRSNDEEGKIPQLSEPLDEESNTIEEEELISEEARNPWLTGNLVEEANSQGIIQNRSIFNLFANTNIYIFFRHWTTIYERLLEIKQMNGKITKEVNTRSTVTFAKDLDLLSNQLPEMGLDFIGEDAYKQVLRLSRRLINGDLEHQWFEESLRQAYNNKAFKLYTIDKVTQSLVKHAHTLMADVKTAEIMALFVKDRNAFTTSAKDQIIYRLQVRSYMSNIENMFRIELNKRSLHVSVQYIALDDLTLKEPKADEDKWKYYVTSYGLPHPTEGISHEKLKIPFLERLIEFGQDTDGREVDEEFSPEGISLSTLRIKIQPITYKLHIENGSYDVFTRKAVNKYPTIANDDVHKEMVVQKTALISRFLENAIRSRNDLNEATKSGMQEKLALLKGVTAKVNDENEVKELKTEEDLAAKQEQPKNLPTSDANVITSSISNAPQYGNAEAGESPGPSEKETKIQY
- the PFA4 gene encoding palmitoyltransferase PFA4 (similar to Saccharomyces cerevisiae PFA4 (YOL003C); ancestral locus Anc_6.28), which encodes MAVKLKWPWLGIAIPTFLISFIGYGAHYFILSNFLSISKQLLFELSLSMIWVSYYLAIYTNAGRPLPNYRPSPLIWPNFCKKCQSYKPERSHHCKACNQCVLMMDHHCPWTMNCVGFRNYPHFLRFLFWVIVTTSILFCMQVKRICFIWQQRSLPGYLFEKSELIFLTILSPLDFFVLLTIAILFLRCLSNQIINGRSQIESWDMDRLESLCDSGKLIPKLIDNTWRIYPEARSSQHERDADKLLTQRGRARFDELVSFPYNFNPCTNAILYLGPIRLWLWPYGTPAGDGNSFPKNDISQYEVNSPLEDIILSLPWPPDGNKTKAVSNHNNSTIETYNEGGEQIVRSRNAQHGSDAIREKWYNDWGESLDDFGVDVDME
- the PHO80 gene encoding Pho80p (similar to Saccharomyces cerevisiae PHO80 (YOL001W); ancestral locus Anc_6.26), with the translated sequence METSVREHSEGIHEHQGIPKVILPAEFYKCSRTDLVVLISRMLVSLIAINENSTTKKPDDQITLTRYHSKVPPNISIFNYFIRLTKFSSLEHCVLMTSLYYIDLLQTAYPDFTLNSLTAHRFLLTATTVAAKGLCDSFSTNAHYAKVGGVRCHELNILENDFLKRVNYRIIPRDHNITLCSIEQKQKKFVADKNAPGSFDLDSYSYVSRPKSGYNVLDKYYRRIVQLVGSFNASPDKSKKVDYVLPSNIDKDTESGPQIQQQKGTLSPNSHYSQKRNSEAKDTNIYRKRSKPD